A window of the Gemmatirosa kalamazoonensis genome harbors these coding sequences:
- a CDS encoding PEP-CTERM sorting domain-containing protein gives MPSSRRFVAAAGRPQEVARYRRAAVALLTLICALALRPTRLTGQPNLNTAQVAITPNFSGGSGPFQQVVNGFGHVLAGGGATGGPIGPVVPSGDASADVSPGLVKLFASAFASTNSVARGIFRDQVTFTSPVLPTGTIVTVPYFVGMDGLLQINFPPGIGAASWQLQAVMGGGAFQVSRGGQLNNASGTVLYTGDPLGLYLGLATVQIGVPTQIDAEFTISAQAAFDFVGPGDATANFLNTGFWGGIQSVNFGGAPVAFSVTSLSGTDWTQSFASPATTTPEPATWTLLAAGLVAIGTLRRRRA, from the coding sequence ATGCCGTCCTCGCGCCGATTCGTTGCTGCCGCAGGGCGACCGCAGGAGGTCGCGAGATACCGTCGCGCTGCCGTCGCCCTCCTGACACTGATCTGCGCGCTCGCGTTACGCCCCACCCGCCTCACCGGCCAGCCCAACCTCAACACGGCGCAGGTCGCCATCACCCCGAACTTCTCCGGCGGCTCGGGACCGTTCCAGCAGGTCGTGAACGGGTTCGGGCACGTCCTGGCCGGGGGCGGCGCGACCGGGGGACCGATCGGCCCGGTGGTGCCATCCGGCGATGCCAGCGCCGACGTCAGCCCTGGACTAGTGAAGCTGTTCGCCTCCGCGTTCGCGTCCACGAACTCGGTGGCGCGCGGAATCTTCCGCGACCAGGTGACGTTCACCTCGCCCGTCCTGCCGACGGGGACGATCGTGACGGTGCCCTACTTCGTCGGCATGGACGGGCTGCTGCAGATCAACTTCCCACCGGGCATCGGCGCCGCGAGCTGGCAGCTCCAGGCCGTGATGGGCGGCGGCGCGTTCCAGGTGTCGAGAGGTGGTCAACTCAACAACGCCAGCGGCACCGTGCTGTACACGGGTGACCCGCTCGGCCTGTACCTCGGCCTCGCGACCGTGCAGATCGGAGTTCCGACCCAGATCGACGCCGAGTTCACGATCTCGGCGCAGGCGGCGTTCGACTTCGTGGGCCCGGGCGACGCGACGGCGAACTTCCTCAACACGGGTTTCTGGGGCGGCATCCAGAGCGTGAACTTCGGGGGCGCCCCGGTCGCCTTCTCGGTGACGTCGCTCTCCGGCACGGACTGGACGCAGAGCTTCGCCTCGCCGGCAACGACGACCCCCGAGCCCGCGACGTGGACGCTCCTGGCCGCCGGACTGGTCGCGATCGGCACCCTGCGCCGGCGCCGCGCCTGA
- a CDS encoding PEP-CTERM sorting domain-containing protein, with translation MTSWRRLVPVAVSVAALAAPLHGQPLYYGGDPSTNNSFSSGIHLFLSNAPNQLVFDNFDVVGQTWQVSSVFANLNTNLLPFPPTLSWEIRTGMALNSSVGTVVHSGSGAFSLNGSTYTIPVSPFTLGPGTYWLSIYGDYANATSGLSAGPYATTGVNAINAVGDGAALWLIGADDNNVGGSLDPIFHDISYGVNGTVVRGGGPGATVPEPATWTLLAAGLVGMGTLRRRRG, from the coding sequence ATGACGTCCTGGCGCCGCCTCGTTCCCGTCGCTGTCTCCGTCGCCGCGCTCGCCGCTCCACTCCACGGCCAGCCGCTCTACTACGGCGGCGATCCCAGCACCAACAACAGCTTCTCGAGCGGGATCCACCTCTTCCTCTCGAACGCGCCGAACCAGCTCGTGTTCGACAACTTCGACGTCGTCGGACAGACGTGGCAGGTGAGCTCGGTGTTCGCGAACCTCAACACCAACCTGCTCCCCTTCCCGCCGACGCTGTCGTGGGAGATCCGGACGGGGATGGCGCTGAACTCGAGCGTCGGCACGGTGGTCCACAGCGGCTCGGGCGCCTTCTCGCTGAACGGCTCCACGTACACGATCCCGGTGTCCCCGTTCACGCTCGGCCCGGGCACGTACTGGCTGTCGATCTACGGCGACTACGCGAACGCGACGAGCGGCCTCAGTGCCGGCCCGTACGCGACGACCGGCGTGAACGCGATCAATGCGGTGGGCGACGGGGCGGCGCTCTGGCTGATCGGAGCGGACGACAACAACGTCGGCGGCAGCCTCGACCCGATCTTCCACGACATCTCGTACGGCGTGAACGGCACGGTCGTGCGGGGCGGCGGGCCCGGAGCCACGGTCCCCGAGCCGGCGACGTGGACGCTCCTCGCTGCCGGGCTGGTCGGAATGGGTACGCTGCGCCGGCGCCGCGGCTGA
- a CDS encoding DUF3108 domain-containing protein, giving the protein MHRLVGALAFSAAAGLAAPAAQAQGYAAQLSSAERAKIATRPFAPGEVLTYNVHFGSLKVGTGAMEVRAIENVRGRPAYHTVFTAKGGIPLIKVDDRFESWFSTDDLSSLRFYQDLDEGFKEAERRYDIFPERAAFDDLTDNDGEQKSVSNPLDDGSFLYFIRTVPLTVGQTYTFERYFKPDRNPVTIRVLRREKVTVPAGTFDAVVVQPTIKTTGIFGEGGKAEIWLSDDDRRVVLQMKSQLKFGSLNLYLTSAKSGA; this is encoded by the coding sequence ATGCACCGTCTCGTCGGCGCGCTCGCGTTCAGCGCGGCCGCCGGCCTGGCCGCGCCCGCCGCGCAGGCGCAGGGCTACGCCGCGCAGCTGTCGTCGGCCGAGCGCGCGAAGATCGCGACGCGGCCGTTCGCGCCGGGCGAGGTGCTCACGTACAACGTCCACTTCGGCTCGCTGAAGGTCGGCACGGGGGCGATGGAGGTGCGCGCGATCGAGAACGTGCGCGGCCGGCCCGCCTACCACACGGTCTTCACGGCGAAGGGCGGCATCCCGCTCATCAAGGTCGACGACCGCTTCGAGAGCTGGTTCTCGACCGACGACCTCTCGTCGCTCCGGTTCTACCAGGACCTCGACGAGGGCTTCAAGGAGGCCGAGCGGCGCTACGACATCTTCCCCGAGCGCGCCGCGTTCGACGACCTCACGGACAACGACGGCGAGCAGAAGTCGGTGTCCAACCCGCTCGACGACGGGTCGTTCCTGTACTTCATCCGCACCGTCCCGCTGACGGTGGGGCAGACGTACACGTTCGAGCGCTACTTCAAGCCCGACCGCAACCCCGTCACGATCCGCGTCCTGCGTCGCGAGAAGGTCACCGTCCCCGCCGGCACGTTCGACGCCGTCGTCGTCCAGCCGACGATCAAGACGACGGGCATCTTCGGCGAGGGCGGCAAGGCGGAGATCTGGCTGTCCGACGACGACCGCCGCGTCGTGCTGCAGATGAAGTCGCAGCTGAAGTTCGGGTCCCTCAATCTGTACCTGACGTCGGCGAAGTCGGGCGCCTGA
- a CDS encoding ABC transporter permease — protein sequence MPFGEILRVALEALRVNKMRSVLTMLGIIIGVGAVIAMLALGNGAKAAVNERIQALGTTLVTVVPGQVFTGGIASSTDRAQLKTDDYEMLLTRGTTWTAVEPEMSRNQQVQYLTANTNTNIIGATANYPDVRRYSIGVGHMFTENDDLGRKRVAVIGATTATNLGVTAPAGLIGQQIRINGVAFDVIGVFAAKGGATGFNDPDDQIVIPLGTARFRLFGTENLRSINLLAPSEDKIDEVMAEAEKIMRRSHRLAVGRPNDFQIRTQADFLNTAAETTQVFTYLLAGVALVSLLVGGIGIMNIMLVSVTERTREVGVRKALGATRKTILAQFLIEAVVLCALGGVIGILAGTGTAAILHSALDWNTQVSIPSIVVAFVFSAAVGIIFGVWPARRAASLDPILALRYE from the coding sequence ATGCCCTTCGGGGAGATCCTGCGCGTCGCGCTCGAGGCGCTGCGCGTGAACAAGATGCGGTCGGTGCTGACGATGCTCGGCATCATCATCGGCGTCGGCGCCGTGATCGCGATGCTGGCGCTCGGCAACGGCGCGAAGGCGGCCGTGAACGAGCGCATCCAGGCGCTCGGCACGACGCTCGTGACGGTCGTGCCGGGGCAGGTGTTCACCGGCGGCATCGCGTCGTCGACCGACCGCGCCCAGCTGAAGACCGACGACTACGAGATGCTGCTCACGCGCGGCACGACGTGGACGGCCGTCGAGCCGGAGATGTCGCGCAACCAGCAGGTGCAGTACCTCACGGCCAACACCAACACGAACATCATCGGCGCGACGGCGAACTACCCCGACGTGCGGCGCTACTCGATCGGCGTCGGGCACATGTTCACCGAGAACGACGACCTCGGACGCAAGCGCGTGGCGGTCATCGGCGCGACGACGGCGACGAACCTCGGCGTCACGGCGCCGGCGGGGCTCATCGGCCAGCAGATCCGGATCAACGGCGTGGCGTTCGACGTCATCGGCGTGTTCGCCGCGAAGGGCGGCGCGACGGGCTTCAATGACCCCGACGACCAGATCGTCATCCCGTTAGGCACGGCGCGCTTCCGGCTGTTCGGCACGGAGAACCTGCGGTCGATCAACCTGCTCGCGCCGAGCGAGGACAAGATCGACGAGGTGATGGCGGAGGCGGAGAAGATCATGCGCCGCTCGCACCGCCTCGCCGTCGGCCGGCCGAACGACTTCCAGATCCGCACGCAGGCCGACTTCCTGAACACCGCCGCCGAGACGACCCAGGTGTTCACCTACCTGCTGGCCGGCGTGGCGCTCGTCAGCCTGCTCGTCGGCGGGATCGGGATCATGAACATCATGCTCGTCTCGGTCACCGAGCGCACGCGCGAGGTCGGCGTGCGCAAGGCGCTCGGCGCGACGCGCAAGACGATCCTCGCGCAGTTCCTCATCGAGGCGGTGGTGCTGTGCGCGCTCGGCGGCGTGATCGGCATCCTCGCCGGCACGGGCACGGCGGCGATCCTGCACTCGGCGCTCGACTGGAACACCCAGGTGTCGATCCCGTCGATCGTCGTCGCGTTCGTGTTCTCGGCCGCGGTCGGGATCATCTTCGGCGTGTGGCCGGCGCGCCGCGCGGCGTCCCTCGACCCGATCCTCGCGCTGCGCTACGAGTAG
- a CDS encoding efflux RND transporter periplasmic adaptor subunit has product MRISPSAARLVCTLGALGTLAALAACSDKKAEAAPVQTVPVQRQSVVVDVEATGVIQPIGAVDVRSKTSGQIVQMPVQTGSQVKQGDLLVRIDPRDAQNRYNQAKAALDAAHASVQVTKAQFDRNSSLAKQGVITAPELESSRIAYANAQSQVASAQTQLELAQISLEDVTITAPSAGTIIATSVVPGQVIASSTNSPSGGTILMTLANLGSVYDSTLVNESDIGKVKPGQAATITVDAYPNRQFRGVVEKIEPRATVQQSVTMFPVKIRIDNMDGALMPGMNSDVAILVDNRQDVLAVPVDAVRPAREATTAAQALGLDTNTVRAAMQGQMQNRGGPAGGDTGAGVAVAGDGASRGTQNAQSGQAGRGAPNAGQGGAGRQGNFGGPPPSAAACDSVNKALAAHPKQRARLDSLMSQMRSGAVDFQTARETMRALYDSMGVDPRAARGCRGNGQGGGNGGNGGNGGNGGGQGGAGGAGGFGGAGGAGGFGGGGMGRGRAAQSRGIVFVQNGASYEPRLVQLGLSNFDVVEIVSGLREGERVALVSGAVQQQNRTNMQNRMRSNSGLPGMGGGPGGGGGGPRGGGGGGGGPRGG; this is encoded by the coding sequence ATGCGAATCTCCCCCTCCGCGGCCCGCCTCGTCTGCACGTTAGGCGCGCTCGGCACGCTGGCCGCTCTCGCCGCGTGCAGCGACAAGAAGGCCGAGGCGGCGCCCGTGCAGACGGTGCCCGTGCAGCGCCAGAGCGTCGTCGTCGACGTCGAGGCGACGGGCGTCATCCAGCCGATCGGCGCGGTCGACGTCCGGTCGAAGACGTCCGGGCAGATCGTGCAGATGCCGGTGCAGACCGGCTCGCAGGTGAAGCAGGGCGATCTGCTCGTGCGCATCGACCCGCGCGACGCGCAGAACCGCTACAACCAGGCGAAGGCCGCGCTCGACGCGGCGCACGCGTCGGTGCAGGTCACGAAGGCGCAGTTCGACCGCAACTCGTCGCTCGCGAAGCAGGGCGTGATCACGGCGCCGGAGCTCGAGAGCTCGCGCATCGCCTACGCGAACGCGCAGTCGCAGGTCGCCTCGGCGCAGACGCAGCTCGAGCTCGCGCAGATCTCGCTCGAGGACGTGACGATCACCGCGCCGTCGGCGGGGACGATCATCGCGACGAGCGTGGTGCCCGGGCAGGTCATCGCGTCGTCGACCAACTCGCCGAGCGGCGGCACGATCCTCATGACGCTCGCGAACCTCGGCTCGGTGTACGACTCGACGCTCGTGAACGAGAGCGACATCGGGAAGGTGAAGCCCGGCCAGGCGGCGACGATCACGGTCGATGCGTACCCGAACCGGCAGTTCCGCGGCGTGGTGGAGAAGATCGAGCCGCGCGCGACGGTGCAGCAGAGCGTGACGATGTTCCCGGTGAAGATCCGCATCGACAACATGGACGGCGCGCTGATGCCGGGCATGAACAGCGACGTCGCGATCCTCGTCGACAACCGGCAGGACGTGCTCGCGGTGCCGGTGGACGCGGTGCGTCCGGCGCGCGAGGCGACGACCGCCGCGCAGGCGCTCGGCCTCGACACGAACACAGTGCGCGCGGCGATGCAGGGGCAGATGCAGAATCGCGGCGGCCCGGCCGGCGGCGACACCGGTGCCGGCGTCGCGGTGGCGGGCGACGGCGCGTCGCGCGGCACACAGAACGCCCAGAGCGGCCAGGCCGGCCGCGGTGCGCCTAACGCAGGTCAGGGCGGCGCCGGGCGCCAGGGCAACTTCGGCGGGCCGCCGCCGTCGGCCGCGGCGTGCGACTCCGTGAACAAGGCGCTCGCCGCGCACCCGAAGCAGCGCGCGCGCCTCGACTCGCTCATGTCGCAGATGCGCTCCGGCGCGGTGGACTTCCAGACGGCGCGTGAGACGATGCGCGCGCTGTACGACAGCATGGGCGTGGACCCGCGCGCGGCGCGCGGCTGCCGTGGCAACGGCCAGGGCGGCGGCAACGGCGGCAACGGCGGCAACGGCGGCAACGGCGGTGGCCAGGGCGGCGCCGGCGGGGCCGGCGGCTTCGGCGGGGCTGGCGGGGCCGGCGGGTTCGGCGGCGGCGGGATGGGCCGCGGTCGCGCCGCGCAGTCGCGCGGGATCGTGTTCGTGCAGAACGGGGCGTCGTACGAGCCGCGCCTCGTGCAGCTCGGCCTGAGCAACTTCGACGTCGTGGAGATCGTGTCGGGGCTGCGCGAGGGGGAGCGCGTGGCGCTCGTCTCCGGCGCCGTGCAGCAGCAGAACCGCACGAACATGCAGAACCGGATGCGCAGCAACTCCGGCCTCCCCGGCATGGGCGGCGGCCCGGGCGGCGGCGGTGGCGGCCCGCGCGGCGGCGGTGGCGGTGGCGGCGGCCCGCGCGGCGGCTGA
- a CDS encoding TolC family protein: protein MPTPSLPAARRGRHVFLFAVALVPALVAAEARAQQQPPVRIPALAAPMSDSATGRPITLSEAIATAQRNAPSAIQAQGQVRAGATSVRAARAAFIPNVNLSTGLTRQNNVATRVNPTTGELSSNRYQSTTSLSASLDLFDGFRRINDLKAARAQENAAETGVSATNANLAFSVKQQYYAALAARESEVAAQAQLAQAEQQLALSIAKLHALTATRSDSLRGVIAVSQAQLALLQARNNRATADAALTRVIGSDVPVSATPTGLTADTAFVALDSAQLAALAQDNPNIRSAQASLEAARFSYRSARGAYYPTVSLSYGRNLSSSNNSFDPFGSDYTTSGNFRLNVGLPLYNQFNRERTIINAGIAASNAEASLRDQQLLAQQSLVQAITALRTAQQQIVLQQQSVAAAEEDLRVQQERYQLGVSTLLDVLTSQTQLNNARLALVQARFSARTARAQLEQLVGRDL from the coding sequence ATGCCAACGCCTTCCCTGCCGGCCGCACGTCGCGGTCGACACGTGTTCCTCTTTGCCGTCGCCCTCGTGCCCGCGCTCGTCGCCGCCGAGGCGCGCGCGCAGCAGCAGCCGCCGGTGCGCATCCCCGCGCTCGCCGCGCCGATGTCCGACTCGGCGACCGGTCGGCCGATCACCCTGAGCGAGGCGATCGCGACGGCGCAGCGCAACGCGCCGTCGGCGATCCAGGCGCAGGGCCAGGTGCGCGCCGGGGCGACGTCGGTGCGCGCGGCGCGCGCCGCGTTCATCCCGAACGTGAACCTCAGCACGGGGCTCACGCGGCAGAACAACGTCGCCACGCGCGTGAACCCGACGACGGGCGAGCTGTCGAGCAATCGCTACCAGTCGACGACGAGCCTGTCGGCGAGCCTCGATCTGTTCGACGGCTTCCGCCGCATCAACGACCTGAAGGCCGCGCGGGCGCAGGAGAACGCCGCGGAGACCGGCGTGTCGGCGACGAACGCGAACCTCGCGTTCAGCGTGAAGCAGCAGTACTACGCGGCGCTCGCGGCGCGCGAGTCCGAGGTCGCGGCGCAGGCGCAGCTCGCGCAGGCGGAGCAGCAGCTCGCGCTCTCCATCGCGAAGCTGCACGCGCTCACGGCGACGCGCTCCGACTCGCTGCGCGGCGTGATCGCGGTGAGCCAGGCGCAGCTCGCGCTGCTGCAGGCGCGCAACAATCGCGCGACGGCCGACGCGGCGCTCACGCGCGTGATCGGCTCCGACGTGCCGGTGAGCGCGACGCCGACGGGGCTCACCGCGGACACCGCGTTCGTCGCGCTCGACAGCGCGCAGCTCGCGGCGCTCGCGCAGGACAACCCGAACATCCGCTCGGCGCAGGCGAGCCTCGAGGCGGCGCGGTTCTCGTACCGCTCGGCGCGCGGCGCGTACTACCCGACGGTGTCGCTGAGCTACGGGCGCAACCTCAGCTCGTCGAACAACTCGTTCGATCCGTTCGGCTCGGACTACACGACGAGCGGCAACTTCCGGCTGAACGTCGGGCTGCCGCTGTACAACCAGTTCAATCGCGAGCGCACGATCATCAACGCGGGGATCGCGGCGTCGAACGCCGAGGCCTCGCTCCGCGACCAACAGCTGCTGGCGCAGCAGTCGCTCGTCCAGGCGATCACCGCGCTGCGCACGGCGCAGCAGCAGATCGTGCTGCAGCAGCAGTCGGTGGCGGCGGCGGAAGAGGATCTCCGCGTGCAGCAGGAGCGCTACCAGCTCGGGGTCTCGACGCTGCTCGACGTGTTGACGTCGCAGACGCAGCTCAACAACGCGCGGCTCGCGCTGGTGCAGGCGCGCTTCTCGGCGCGGACGGCGCGCGCGCAGCTCGAGCAGCTCGTCGGTCGCGACCTGTAA
- a CDS encoding AAA family ATPase produces the protein MSGNGTDLITIAREFGAGGSELAEALGERLGWPVLDRQLAERVATRLELDPEAVERMDEHAPTLLARVASAMLVCPPEAPLFVDTASVMSPDAVADAVRAEMLEAARTPPLVVVGHGGQCLFAARPGTLHVRLVAPMADRVARICERQGCDPRTAATRIREADEDRNAYIRRYHDAEWRNPLLYDLQINTGRVSIADAADLVVRLVRSPDAAGSSGPR, from the coding sequence ATGAGCGGCAACGGCACGGACCTCATCACGATCGCCCGCGAGTTCGGCGCCGGTGGGAGCGAGCTGGCCGAGGCGCTCGGCGAGCGGCTCGGGTGGCCGGTGCTGGACCGGCAGCTCGCCGAGCGCGTGGCGACGCGGCTCGAGCTCGACCCGGAAGCCGTCGAACGCATGGACGAGCATGCGCCGACGCTGCTCGCCCGCGTCGCGTCCGCGATGCTGGTCTGCCCGCCCGAGGCGCCGCTGTTCGTCGACACGGCGTCGGTGATGAGCCCCGACGCCGTGGCCGACGCCGTGCGCGCCGAGATGCTGGAGGCGGCCCGCACGCCGCCGCTGGTCGTGGTCGGGCACGGCGGGCAGTGCCTGTTCGCCGCCCGGCCGGGGACGCTCCACGTGCGCCTCGTGGCGCCGATGGCCGATCGGGTCGCCCGCATCTGCGAGCGGCAGGGGTGCGACCCGCGCACCGCCGCGACGCGGATCCGCGAGGCGGACGAGGACCGGAACGCCTACATCCGCCGATATCACGACGCGGAGTGGCGCAATCCCCTGCTCTACGACCTCCAGATCAACACGGGGCGCGTGTCGATCGCGGACGCGGCGGACCTCGTGGTGCGGCTCGTGCGGTCGCCGGACGCCGCCGGGAGCAGCGGTCCGCGCTAG
- a CDS encoding Ig-like domain-containing protein, translated as MLRVRPIQRLLPALAACALGSCKSSDTTTEEPEPLATVTVSPTALSLRVGDTASVTVTTTPALSTGRTVTWTSSRPSVATITSVAPLGGRVSVRAAAAGTASLDLTFTTPQQTATKSVFVIVTTATPTAP; from the coding sequence ATGTTGCGTGTCCGACCGATCCAGCGCCTGCTCCCCGCCCTGGCGGCGTGCGCGCTGGGCTCCTGCAAGAGCTCCGACACGACCACCGAGGAGCCGGAGCCGCTCGCCACGGTCACCGTCTCGCCGACGGCCCTGTCGTTGCGGGTCGGCGACACCGCGAGCGTGACGGTCACGACGACGCCGGCGCTGTCGACCGGACGCACGGTCACGTGGACCAGCAGCCGCCCGTCGGTGGCGACCATCACGAGCGTGGCGCCGCTCGGCGGGCGCGTGTCGGTCCGCGCGGCGGCGGCGGGGACGGCCTCGCTCGACCTCACGTTTACGACGCCGCAGCAGACGGCGACGAAGAGCGTGTTCGTCATCGTGACGACGGCGACGCCGACGGCACCCTGA
- a CDS encoding ZIP family metal transporter, which produces MSDTMRVFVYALYTALATGLGALPFLFVRDLSRRVVAASNAIAAGLMLGASLGLVAEGAQRNGWATFVGVNVGIGFIVLTQRLIGDHEPEIGQFRGAGARRMLLMVVVMTVHSFAEGAAVGVSFGGGMALATAITVAIAVHNVPEGLAISAVLRPQGVSLLACAAWSVFSSLPQPLMAVPAYLFVERVASALPYGLGFAAGAMIFMVLVELLPEAYEQERGRRVALLTGLTLAAMLLFQQYV; this is translated from the coding sequence ATGAGCGACACGATGCGCGTGTTCGTGTACGCGCTCTACACCGCGCTGGCGACGGGGCTCGGCGCGCTGCCGTTCCTGTTCGTGCGCGACCTGTCGCGGCGCGTCGTCGCGGCGTCGAACGCGATCGCCGCGGGGCTCATGCTCGGCGCGAGCCTGGGGCTCGTGGCCGAGGGCGCGCAGCGCAACGGCTGGGCGACGTTCGTGGGGGTGAACGTCGGCATCGGGTTCATCGTGCTGACGCAGCGGCTCATCGGCGACCACGAGCCGGAGATCGGCCAGTTCCGCGGCGCCGGCGCGCGGCGGATGCTCCTGATGGTGGTGGTGATGACGGTGCACTCCTTCGCCGAAGGCGCCGCGGTCGGCGTGTCGTTCGGCGGCGGGATGGCGCTCGCGACGGCGATCACCGTGGCGATCGCGGTGCACAACGTGCCCGAGGGGCTGGCGATCAGCGCGGTGCTGCGGCCCCAGGGCGTGTCGCTGCTCGCGTGCGCCGCGTGGAGCGTGTTCTCGTCGCTGCCGCAGCCGCTGATGGCGGTGCCGGCCTATCTGTTCGTGGAGCGGGTGGCGAGCGCGCTGCCGTACGGGCTGGGGTTCGCGGCGGGGGCGATGATCTTCATGGTGCTCGTGGAGCTGCTGCCGGAGGCGTACGAGCAGGAGCGCGGGCGGCGCGTGGCGCTTCTCACGGGGCTGACGCTCGCGGCGATGCTGCTCTTCCAGCAGTACGTGTAG
- a CDS encoding SET domain-containing protein, giving the protein MSALPADPPFEIRSSSIQGLGAFATRFIPAGTRLVEYAGQRLTPAEADARYPDVPGERHHTYLFAIDDDVVIDAAVDGNEARFINHSCDPNCDAVVEDGRIWIETIRDVEPGEELAYDYAYVLEERHTPAAKRRFPCHCGAATCRGTILAKKR; this is encoded by the coding sequence GTGTCCGCACTGCCCGCCGACCCGCCCTTCGAGATCCGCTCCTCCTCCATCCAGGGGCTCGGCGCGTTCGCCACGCGCTTCATTCCGGCGGGGACGCGCCTCGTCGAGTATGCGGGCCAGCGACTCACCCCCGCCGAGGCCGACGCCCGCTACCCCGACGTTCCCGGCGAGCGCCACCACACCTACCTGTTCGCGATCGACGACGACGTCGTGATCGACGCCGCGGTGGACGGCAACGAGGCGCGCTTCATCAACCACTCCTGCGACCCGAACTGCGACGCCGTCGTCGAGGACGGGCGCATCTGGATCGAGACGATCCGCGACGTGGAGCCCGGCGAGGAGCTGGCGTACGACTACGCGTACGTGCTCGAGGAGCGGCACACGCCCGCGGCGAAGCGCCGCTTTCCCTGCCACTGCGGCGCGGCGACGTGCCGGGGGACGATCCTAGCGAAGAAGCGTTAG
- a CDS encoding PEP-CTERM sorting domain-containing protein, giving the protein MGLLLGAVVLTHPSRALAAPRVGPPSSAAFHPCFPYDMGCATVWIITHGTEGWVRVRPDPGVILWNVQMFIRGHELDSPPGWSDWARPEGAAHLSDPREPFQQWMVDSDFGGGFDLFTSASPLLGCGDWNTYVPTEISDENGNVIDVRVDTIPLWPGGMIVCGTQKQPAWMLFHLVDLDWRASDVRFDPRISAPPVSIAPEPSTLALAMTGLCALVWVTRMRRGARARRERA; this is encoded by the coding sequence ATGGGGCTGCTCCTCGGTGCCGTGGTCCTCACCCACCCGTCGCGAGCGCTCGCAGCACCGCGTGTCGGGCCGCCATCCTCCGCCGCGTTCCATCCGTGCTTTCCGTACGACATGGGATGTGCCACGGTGTGGATCATCACGCACGGCACCGAAGGATGGGTCCGCGTGAGGCCGGACCCGGGCGTGATACTGTGGAACGTCCAGATGTTCATCCGCGGCCACGAGCTCGACTCGCCACCCGGATGGAGCGACTGGGCCCGACCGGAAGGGGCGGCCCACCTGTCGGACCCACGCGAGCCGTTCCAGCAGTGGATGGTCGATTCCGATTTCGGCGGCGGCTTCGACCTTTTCACGTCCGCGAGCCCGCTGCTCGGATGCGGTGACTGGAATACCTACGTACCGACCGAGATCTCGGACGAGAACGGGAACGTGATCGACGTCCGGGTCGACACAATCCCCCTGTGGCCTGGCGGAATGATCGTCTGCGGCACGCAGAAGCAACCGGCGTGGATGCTCTTCCACCTCGTGGACCTCGACTGGCGCGCGAGCGACGTGCGATTCGATCCACGCATCAGCGCTCCGCCCGTCAGCATCGCGCCGGAGCCCAGCACGCTGGCACTCGCCATGACGGGCCTGTGTGCTCTCGTGTGGGTCACGCGCATGCGTCGGGGCGCCCGTGCCCGGCGCGAGCGTGCCTAA